The Halanaerobiales bacterium genome includes a region encoding these proteins:
- a CDS encoding ParB/RepB/Spo0J family partition protein — translation MEFENIPLNDIEIDEGQPREEFDEERLKQLANSIKEVGQLQPIIVKKNGEKFSLISGERRYRAIKENGKKDKIAALIFSEDIKEDTLRQIQLVENLQRQDLNAIERAKSIQRFIDDNNLTKKAASKKLGVPRTTLTEWLTILEVQERYQKEVIKEDSPLSLSHISLARGLANKTGDPSKTKSLLNNVLKFNLSRSETKEIIKLFHNYLHMSMDEAVAAILLKRERKKISEKLNENNGKSSSKPVKTLINSLNKTGQNIEKVMSEVGNLGQEQQEDVLDQFLYIYQLMEIMIPKMKDENISELIEKIKIENFNN, via the coding sequence ATGGAATTTGAAAATATTCCTTTAAATGATATTGAAATAGATGAAGGACAGCCCCGTGAAGAATTTGATGAAGAAAGACTAAAACAGCTTGCTAATTCAATAAAAGAGGTGGGACAGCTCCAGCCTATTATTGTCAAAAAAAATGGAGAAAAATTTTCATTAATTTCTGGTGAACGTCGTTACCGTGCTATTAAAGAAAATGGTAAAAAAGATAAAATTGCTGCCTTGATTTTTTCTGAAGATATTAAAGAAGATACCTTACGTCAGATACAACTTGTAGAAAACTTACAACGTCAGGATTTAAATGCAATTGAAAGAGCAAAATCTATTCAAAGATTTATTGATGATAATAATTTAACCAAAAAGGCTGCCAGTAAAAAATTAGGAGTGCCCCGTACCACACTAACTGAATGGCTTACTATTTTGGAAGTTCAAGAAAGATATCAAAAAGAGGTAATAAAAGAAGATTCTCCTTTAAGTTTATCTCATATTTCTCTAGCTAGAGGGCTTGCTAATAAAACTGGAGACCCGTCCAAGACTAAATCTTTATTAAATAATGTATTGAAATTTAATTTAAGCAGAAGTGAAACAAAAGAAATCATAAAATTATTTCATAATTATCTTCATATGTCTATGGACGAAGCAGTAGCGGCTATTTTATTAAAAAGGGAACGAAAAAAGATATCAGAAAAACTAAATGAAAACAATGGAAAATCTTCTTCTAAACCAGTTAAAACTTTAATAAATTCTTTAAATAAAACAGGACAAAATATTGAAAAAGTTATGTCTGAAGTTGGTAATCTTGGTCAGGAACAGCAGGAAGATGTATTAGATCAATTTTTATATATTTATCAATTAATGGAGATTATGATTCCCAAAATGAAAGATGAAAATATTAGTGAATTAATTGAAAAAATAAAAATAGAAAATTTTAATAATTAG